The following proteins come from a genomic window of Montipora foliosa isolate CH-2021 chromosome 2, ASM3666993v2, whole genome shotgun sequence:
- the LOC137991002 gene encoding histamine H2 receptor-like, which translates to MTVSEFCKHSLERRLQLVYHHKGFSIAICAFNLVFFLIAVLGNILVIRALFKASSIQTNLKLLFSSLAFSDLAVGLFAQFSTFAITTVILKMKIDGTNNFEFLCPGILSAYNFFAFFLACASLLTVTAITVDRLLSVSLHLRYYELVTTRRVAVLLVLLWVISIATAFTYISLVKQYRIVTVVVECIAFLFTSWAYARIYKVVRQHRIQIRCELQQTSDHSVRAGLLRQQKSALDVFLVYVVFVVCYLPHVFVSIIPLVDSSFAVGVYHHTTISFFFLNSSLNPILYCWRYREIRQNVRSAMHKILFCFYSRH; encoded by the coding sequence ATGACCGTCTCGGAGTTTTGTAAGCACAGTTTGGAGAGAAGGCTGCAACTTGTTTATCATCACAAAGGATTCTCAATCGCAATTTGTGCTTTTAACTTAGTCTTCTTCCTCATAGCAGTCCTTGGAAATATTCTCGTAATCCGAGCTCTGTTCAAGGCCTCGTCGATTCAAACAAATTTAAAGTTGTTATTCAGCAGCCTCGCTTTTTCAGATCTGGCGGTAGGATTGTTCGCGCAATTCTCGACTTTTGCTATAACGACGGTTATTTTAAAGATGAAAATAGATGGAACTAACAACTTCGAATTCCTCTGTCCGGGCATTTTATCTGCTTAtaatttctttgctttcttcctcGCCTGTGCTTCGTTACTTACTGTAACAGCTATCACTGTGGACAGATTGCTTTCGGTTTCCCTCCATTTGCGATATTATGAACTTGTCACGACAAGGCGGGTTGCAGTACTTTTGGTGTTATTATGGGTGATAAGCATCGCTACTGCATTCACATATATTTCATTAGTAAAACAATATAGGATAGTAACAGTGGTTGTTGAATGCATTGCATTTCTTTTCACATCTTGGGCATATGCAAGAATTTACAAAGTTGTGAGGCAGCACAGGATCCAAATCCGCTGCGAACTTCAACAAACAAGTGATCATTCAGTTAGAGCGGGCCTTCTACGACAACAGAAAAGCGCTTTAGATGTTTTCCTCGTTtacgttgtttttgttgtctgtTATCTTCCTCACGTTTTTGTAAGCATAATCCCTCTGGTTGACAGCAGTTTTGCAGTCGGCGTGTATCATCACACCAcaatttccttcttttttcttaattcaTCGCTAAATCCCATCCTGTACTGTTGGCGATATAGAGAAATACGACAAAATGTGAGAAGTGCAATGCACAAAATACTGTTTTGCTTCTATTCGAGGCATTAA